TCACTGACCCCAGAACGTGAACCCTTTTTCTGTTGAAGGATAGCATGGCCATTACAGATAGAACACATTTGGGTCCACCTGCTGTCATTAGCCACATTTTGCCTTTGAGGTGGCACAGGGACTTTACATGGGTCCCTCCTGGGTTTTCAGAAAGTTTTCCCTTCTCTGATGGATGGTCATGCAGTTTTCTTGAACCCCACCCATTCCCTCTGCTCTCTGCTCGGCATGACAGCCCAAATATTTTTGCTAATGGCCTTCACCACTGGAAGTCTTTACATGTGCTGATGGCGAAAATCCCCTAACTGGCTGAGGGAGGAAAAGCATTCGGCTGCAGTCACCTGGTTTGGCTTGCCTGTTGCGTGCTctggtggcacaacggttagcgtctgtcaccaatacagtgaggattggctgtcctgggttctgATCTAGTCTTAGGCACaccattctttctctgcatgtggcatctgtttatagggctggctactatgccatgatatagtcttagttgttGACTCAGCATAAAACACGAATTCCCCAACCCCAGCCCTGCTCACCTGTCAAAGCAATTTAGGGTAGGGAAGCAATGGGGAAATACCCATCACCATATACAGGCAAATTTTCAGaggtaaaagtaaaaacagagTACCAGAGGGAAACCCTGGAAGGATGGGCTGCCCTAGTGTACACACAGAGACAATACCACAACACAATACCCATCACATGTGCAATCTACAGTTTAAACAAGACTGGATATGCTGTTGtcaaattctaaaaaaaatgaatcagcTTTTAAATGTAGTACCTTCCATGTTGTTGTAGAAATTGAAAAGTATAGCAAAAACATGAAAGTACATCAGCTGCAGTTAGAATGTAACCAGCTATAGCAAGCTGTATACATTGCATACATTGTGTTAACAGCATCACTCATTGGTGATCATGGCAGACAGCTGTCTtgtaaaagttacaaaaatcgatattcttttattcttggACAAACATCCTCTGGTTTTACCTGTTCAGGAGTGAGCAGAACACAGGTGAAACGCTCAGCTGTTTCCTGGATGGCCTCAGCAATGCTGCGAACTTCCACTCGTGGAGTTTGAGCTGTCCACACTTCTACTGTCGACAAAAGcccacagaacctacaacagAATGTGGTACATAAGTCAAATGTGGCCTAGTAGTTGCCCCTAATAGTAAGTGCCACATGAAAGCAAAACCTTTCAGGCTCTAAAACAAGATGCCATGACAACAATGAACTTTGGAAGACTGTGGTTTTTCCTGGCTCATAAAAAGATAGCAATCTGGGATTTGAGACAAAACATGTCATAACAGTGATTAATACTCTGCAGCAGATTACTTGGTGACCTTGTCGTGATGGTGCCAGAAAGACAGAGGGATAAGTGGGACAGAGGCAGAAGCAAAACAGTaggtgaagaagaaaagaagttaaaacattctttaaaaagtcagaaTAATCTACTGCTGAACGTATTCAGCATATCTGCCATTTGGTAATGACAAGGGTGGGAAAGAACCTCCCATTTTCATCAAATGAATCTGTTGTGAGAACATAAAGATTTTCTCATATATCTAGTATTTCTGCTTAAATTAACAATAGGCACTTACCGGCCAATAATTTGTTTGCACAGATTTTCTGATAGCAGATTCTCTTGTCCATAGCCAAGGGATCGAACCCACCAGTCATTCAATTTGTCCAACAGCTCTGGCTTCTCTTCCAGTGCCTCCCACATGGACTGGTTACTCTCACACAAGTCATCCTGGCACAAGAATGCACCTGTGCCAACTTCAGGGAACATTCCTTGAATGCACTGGCCAAAAGGAAATGGTACTTTTAAGTAATAGTaaacgtgtgtgtatgtgtatgtactaccctatatattttaatatatgtaGTATACAAGAAATTTGTCTGTTCTTCCTCTATCCCTTTAGTTGTTCATGGTAAAGGCTATAACCATGGTGTAACCAGATTTGACACAGATATGAAAGAGTGTGACAGATAGAAATGTGAAATAGCATGGCCCAGtggcatgcacacatatacagagaAAAGTGCAATGCTCAGCTGATTTCCATGTAGACCACCACCTTTTTGAGTTCTGTATCATCACTGATGGCTGCATTGATGTCTTGACGAGAGAGATTAGGCAGTGCCACAAGTTTATGACAAGGTACCTTGTCAGTAAGGTCACTCAACACCAAGCCCACCATCTTCTCTTCTCTTGGCAGCTGCTTTAGGACTTTTCCTAGTGTCCTCTTCACAGCCTACATCACATGTCAACAGATGAAAAAGTTAATCAAGATATTAGGGTTCACATTTGGTAGACTACAGATTACTATTTAGATTGGTACCTGGGTTCTAGTTTTATCAGATAAGATGGATTCCCTTCTGACCTCTCCTACACAAAGTACactccataaaaaaattataatacaaGCAAAATGCTTGATCAACATAACATACCGTCCATCGCTCACTGCCAGAGTTGGCCCATTCATGGAAGTTGTCTCCCACAGCTTTGACAGAAATAATGATGATCCCGTATCGTCTGTGTATTAACAAACAATCATGCTGGGCACGAACACTCTGTCCAAAAGCCCGCTGAGGTCTGCGCTCATCTCCTTTCTCAAACATTGATTCCTTCAACTTGTTCAGATAGTTGTTGTACTGAAAATCACAGATGATGAACACTGGGCACAACACATCCGACTTCAGTCCAAGAATCTCAATGGCACTGATCACACGACTTTCACCTTCGTCTCCCCTTGTGTCTTTGGACATGGGCATGTTTAGGATAATGTAAGGATTATTGTCAGCTGGGTAGTCAAACTTCTGGATGTTGAAGTGTACAGGAGGAACTCTGTAAGTTTCTTCCATAAATTTGGGAAAATACTGGTCTACATACTCTTCCATGCACTGCTTGAATGACTTAGTCACATTGCCTATGGACAGGCTCATGCTCAGGAGGTCctaggagaaagaaaagaacttgAGACACTGACAGCATGCCCTTTTAAATcccaagcaaacaaaatctgAACTTACTGCTTAATGGCTTTAGCATGCACTGTTTAATTTctgaacatttcaaatttttattgtgCTCTTTCATGCTATTACAGTGTTTTTATGGAGTTTTATTGAAGACCCAACAAAAAGTAGTTAAATTTGTATAAGACAGAACTCATGCAAAAATGCTTGTTCAGATCCGGTAAAAacagtgaagaaataaaaagggaTTTTTCCCAGAATTCTTCTTGTCTATCTTTTGACTGTGAACTAATATGTAACCTGTTCAGATAACTTGAAAGAGATATGTAAAGCTATGTGTCACTGTTTCACTGTGAAATGAAACAATACTGACCTTGTCATCTTTGTCACTTTTCAAGTAACCACATTAAggaaataaatttcattatttagaTACCAATACTTACTACAACTGTTTTGGTGGAAGCTTCAGCCTTGGAAATTATGGTCTGTTTGTCTGACTCAAAGCACAGTTTCTTTTCCTCTGAAGgttgcatttcttttgtctgaTCAAAACCTGCATCTGACAAGCTGCACATAgtgccaaaaaaataaaaaaagactaaaacacTCTCCAGAGAACTTTATACACCCCAGAATTCTTCACTTTAAAAGGCATTGAGCAACTATGCTAGCTGCATGCATATATGTTATAAGGCATTTAAGAAAATGCAAGCTTTCTTAATCATGGACAatctttctaaacatttttctcaactTTTTGCTCATCCAGAAGCATGaagcaaaaaagttttattctttaattaagGCAAATATCTAAAACTGGCTTCATGAAAATGTGGCAAATTTATTCTTCcagcaaatatttcaaaaaaaattaaattttcttctagGTTCAGAAATTCTTATATTGTCAAAAGGacacattaaacataaaaaggaaCTGGTCCTATCAGTTCTACTACACAACTTATAATTTGGGTAAAATGTGTTAATGGTCTTATCATCAGTACCTCTCCTATAACACCTGACTTTTCTCAGTATAATCTGTTGGAACATGCTACAACATTcagtttcatttttgaaaagccCCTTTTTGCTGATTACATGGCATATTTACTTCAATGATTAGGTTAATGACCAATATAGTAAGGTACAATGAGTTAACGAGAAGTTATAGTATGGCAAGGTAACAAGAAGACagcaggaagagaaaattaaataagCACAGAGGAAAAACAGTTCAGTGACTGACAATAGAGAAGATCAGATGATGGCAAATGAAAAGGTGGGAGGAAGCCTACAGCATGGTTAAAAAGAGCAGAGAAAGCTAACTACAATAAAAGACTATCAATAGTGATGTACAGAGAAAAAAGTGCAATTACagatcacaaaaaataaaatgtagggTACACAGAAAAGTGATTATGCCTTCCTAACAAACTTTGTATTttctcaaacaatttttttcagtgttaatATGATTTATTAATAAACGTCATCCTGGAAAGATAATCAGTAATAAGACAAATAAGCAGCTGAAAAGATTTATGTCAAAGACACAATTGTGTGTTAATTTTTGGGGGATGAATGGCATAAAAGCAGATTTGTTTCTAAAGTATTTGGATTTCCTTTTGTCCATTAAAGCAGGAAAGAAATAGTTCCACTCTCATTCTTTTAAGCAATGTAATGAATATCCTGAAGTAAAAAGAAGCAGCAAGATAAAATGTTACCATATGCAAAATAGAAGGCTTTGGCACAAGATGCAACAATTCTACGCAAGACAAAATATGACCATACAGGGTAGGAAGGACTTTAAGCCAGTCTCTACTTGCTTACTCTGGGCACAAAAAACTCCCAACAAGAACTTCCAATTCTTCCTGATTAGGTCCTCTGTTTTGTGTCTCTGCATTCACTTTCTCCCACCAACCAACAAGAGTCTGAAAATGTTCCTCAGATGTCCACTCATTCCGAAACTCAGCAGGCAGTTCATCAGAGCATAAAGTGCTCATAGTGAACATCAGTTTGTGAAGTCcctacaagaaagaaaaacaaaattggttTTAAAGTGTTCCCCACCAGTATTTTTgtataaacaaagacaacagaaaaattttaaatatttatggtgCTATCAATTATCATTAAGCAATTAGTAtccaggaaaacaaataacctATACATTGCACGTATTCATGTACAAAGACATGTAGGCCTACTTCAGTCTATTCTAAGCCTATGGCcacatatgcacacagacaaaaataaagtataCAAGGTGGAGAACTGAACACACATTACATACCTTGATAAGAAAGGAAAGTATACAATGCTGAatttgtcaaaaagaaaaaaaagtggtcaTAAAATTAATCTCCACtgttaattaaacatttacattttgtttcccccctttttttttttttggtctgccAACATTCTCACCTTGTCTCTTGGTGTTACTTTAGCTAGAAATGAGCGCTTGAGGTTTGGTGTAACTAGAATAGGAATCACACTGCAATGATGAAGTCCTAGAAAATGCAGTGTCTTGTCCATCATCTCATACGACTTGTTCAGCTGCTGTCGATACTTTTGCAAACGCTTAAGAATATACTgtcaaaaagtaaataaataatattttcaagtcCATTATGTTTACAACTACTATCATAAATGTACCTACTTCCAGGTTCATAAGAAAGATTTGTTGTAGCACTGGGATTTCCTTTATCTGTTGGTTAATCTACCCATGTCCCAAATCATGATCATGCTGGCAATATAAATACAGCTCTAGGCAGGATGTCAAAACAAGACCCCATCATGCATCTGGCAATGCCTATCACCATCCttcatatatatacattcatgGGTGAGCAGGTAGGTACGCTggtgtatataaaatatatatgtatatatatatgtctacaTTTGTGGGGACTTGGGACTTGAGTGCCAGCAATTAAGGCTTACATCTGTGGGAAGAGGAACATGCAGGGGTCATACATGTGTGAAGGCTCACTATACATCATACAACTACATGTACATGGTGAGCAGGTAAGAGAGGTGGATAGAAATGCACAGCTCAGTGAAGTCCTAAAGGAATCTGTATTCCCAAATACATTTTCAGTCCTGCATTCTGAAAATTTGCATTTCTGATTCATTGCCTAAAATTTAGAAAgccatattaaaaaataataaattttagtttactacttattattttattaatttattacatTCCTGCAATataagaaagcagaaaaagaatgacacggaagaaagtgttaaaaatcaatcaataaactatattttttttaagttacgcAAGTTCATTTGACAATACTAGCTCTTTTACAAAGCAAACTGATTTGTCCGATCCCTGCTGTAATTTCTGATCTACATCACAGTGTTAAAACAATTTACTTCTCTACTTTAGCTCAAATCTGTTGACGATAGCAATGAAATGAATCATAAGATATATCTACAAgtcttattaaaaaatttttaaattgtatttacaTATTATGCCTTTTCTTctacagaaaatacagaaagattGTATTAGGTAAACAGCTGTGTGTGCGCATAGATATATTTGTATAACATACATGAGTACAGACTATTATACCTGCACATCAGAGTTGCTGCTGACAGAGCAGATGCTAAATACAAGAACTGCATGCTGCTTGTGGAAGATAATGATGTCTGAGTCTCCAAACTGCTTGCTAGAGATAAACTGGTTGAACCTTTCTTTAATTCTTGGCTGGTCACAGGTTTTGACTATCCGAAGGCTGAAAAACTTGAAGAAACTCTCATGCTTGTAGTCACTGAGCAGGAACAAGGCTTCTCGTTTATAATGAGCCACACGCTCTATTGCCATAGTTActctggttaaaaaaaaaaaaaacaaccttaacATAAGTTGGTGAagtgagacaaagaaaaaaataaaacacctttATGGTTTaaaagcccccccccccacccaaaaataaaaacaaagaaagtgattATGATGTACCCATGATTAATCAGTTTTTCTTCAAATGACTTATGCATGGATTTCTATATCTCTGTGGCTAATTCAATTATGAATTTCAACTTTTACTAAACATTATACTTCTTATTACTGTTAACATTAGTGCTGCCAATATGTAAGAAATACACTGGAAAACTGCAAGATCACCTGTACTGTCCTTCCCGTGCACGAACAAGCAGTTTGTCAGGTTGTTTCTGACTGATAGGAGGCTTTTCTGGGACAATGTAGATTTTCTTTCCCAGGAAAGGATAATGCTCTTtaacaaatgtagaaaaatgttCACGCAAAGTTCTGGACTGCTGGTTTTGCTCCAGTGTAATATCCAGGATAGATAATGGTTGCTCCTGTCATGAAAAGTGCATAGttgattttattatcaaaagCTTAAACAAAAGAAGTATATCTTGTTTATGATACAGTCTTATATAAGTTCTatctcttttattcattttcatttctcattttctccccacccacacacatgaaAAGAGGAGGTAAATGAAGTAAAGGAGAGAGGAATATATTCTATAGGCCAGCAGATGGTCCACTAACTCACTGAAgggaaatatttataaataatcttcctttattttattagcCATTTTTTATGTATGAAGTTCAATTCAGTCCCTTGACCCGTATGCCAGCAAAAGGAAACTTGATGGATACACCAACACACAATCCGTCTTCAGTTTTTCGAAACCTCACTTTCCTAGCAATACTTAATGACAGTTATCAGCTATCAATATATTTCAACAGTGAAATATTAACTTGTGATAACTAAACTGATAAACCATTCATAGAATAACAAACAGACCTTGACTTGAGAAGCATCAGTTTCCATTGGTAAGCTTCCAGCAGAGAAGTGCATGACTCTGCTGTCAAACAATCATAGTCCATTGTTAAGGACCCTCCACCTAATTCTGACAGACTACAGTagcctttaataataatgtaactttttttctaagCATGCAACCAGCATCAAATTTTGGTTATCAAGGTGACAAAATCAACTGTTATTGTCTGAACTGTCCCAACAAATTAACAGTTTATCCTGTTATTGCTAGGTTCGTTTTAACTGGAACTATGATTAAACAGCTATATAGTATCAACCAGTCATATTAAAGAAACTACCTCTGAGCAATACATGGTACCTTAACTCCCATTCCAGTTTCTATGTTAAATGATAGGTGCATTGGACAAAGGGGAAATGTATGTTAATAAGCTTAAATCACATACCCAGGTGGTCCTGtttccataggaatgggaataatATTTCCAGCTCCTGGTCTCATATGAGCCACTGGCAAATGTGTAGCAACAGATGGTTGTGATGACAATGGAAGCCGCACAGGGATATTTCCTCTGTGGCTACAAGTGACTGACTCTAAACCTGAGAAATTACTATGAGACATTGATTGTGCTCTTGGTATTAAAGACACATGCTGAACAGCAGGAATGGGTTGTGGTACTGGTAATGGCCAACCAAAATTCGGCACAATCACATCATTGCGTGTGAACTGCATCCATCCTCTGCCAGGATACTGCATTCCTGCTGGAATGTCAGCAGTGGATGATGGCTGCACTGGCGATGGGGATATAAAGCGAGGGAGAGTTACAGAGGGTTGGATGTGATCCAAAGGTAAAAGGACAGAGGACTGTGGCACAAGATTCGTTGCTGGCACAACCCCCTTTGGCCCAGGTGTACTTGTTGAAGCTGCTGGTTGCAGCATATTCCTGGGATGTAGCATGACAGATGACCGAGGCATGTCCACATGCATAACTGGCTGGATGCTGCTTGCACCTGCAACAAGTGTTCCATAAATACACAACTTctgcaaatttctttttttctccatacAATATTCAAGGCACAATGGTTAACATTCAAAGTAAAATGGGAATCATGGTGTTGgaccaaatacaaagaaaaattatttaatcatATTATCAGTCTAAAGTGTATATTCCTTGATTAATTAAACACTATCATTGTTTAATAAATTAACTACAACACACATGCATTCTAGTACAGATGCAAAGTGCTATCTGCTCAGTACAATGCAGAAATCCATAAATGCACAAACTTAAGCAAAATATAAcagcaaaggaaaataaaaccagCCCCAAAATATGCTACTCTTTCTGGAACAGCATGCacgtttaataaataaaaacatgactAAATGGCTGTAAATGAACGACAAAACACAGGGTTATCGATATAAGCAATTTTTctaaaactacagaaaatagGTAAGCTCTCTAGTGCCTACAAGCAATTTAAAGACTTGCCTGAAGACCCATAAGTCAGCTAATTGTAAAATTGTTCCgttttgttcattatttatGCCCATTTCATAGAGTACAAGCCTTTAAACACGGACATGCACAGAACAGAAAATGTAGGAATGTAGGTTTGCCTTTGTCATCAAGGATAAAACAATGCAGCCCAAGAAATGGGAGGATATATTAATTAGACATGGGCATCTCCTAATATGACTTTATGGATCAACATAAGTGAGGACATTAATATTTGAAAGTGTGAAttctacaaacaaaaagaaatgggGGTGGgtatttattcacatttttgaatagtttataataaaattaaactgaatcatttaaaactatttcttgcACCTAGGTGAGTCTTGGATACTTACAGTGTACATTACTGAATGATTAGGCATAGTTCTAAAAAATAACGTGTAgctgcagaaataaaattttgatctTAAAACAAAGTAGGCAACAAATCCTTGGTAATAATGCATAACATACTTGATACATAAGGTGGACATGCAACGGGTAGGTGAGAAAGAAGTTGTGGATTCATACTCGGAGGCAAATCCTGAACCCTGTTATATGGTGGAGGATAGTAAGTAGAAGTAGTACGTTGACCATACATTCCTGGTTGTCCAAACCTTGGATCCATGATAAATCTTAAAGAttttcactcttcttttttcataCTGGCTGTaaggaacaaataaatgttaagaatATGCAATGTGAACTTGTTAGGTCAAGCAATATCagctttatttaaacttttcatAAGTTTTGCTAATATCCAGACTGCCATGAAAATTCAGTAAAACCCCTCTCACAAAGACTGACAGGTGGTATAAACTCTATATGTCTGTGCGTCACCTCCTGGGATGTGTGGAATATGTCATATAAAACAATGCTACAATCTTTATCACAAAGCATTTCCTTTATTACCTAACAATAATTACTAATGAAGAAATCCTTACAAGAGCCAACTGCACAAATATGACAGCCATAAtccaaaaagatgaaaatggctAGGCCATatgtgcagaatgaaaccagaggcaccACTCTAAACAGCTTTTcactggacagctgatggcaagaggaagCATGGTTGGCCAAAAGAAACAGCATAgctaaacttgctgctgacagacaaatatggaggtctctagtggatgcaTTGAGGCCtaacagaagaatcagtggaagaacactggttaACACTCAAGATtatttggaagacaacctgtatagatgttctagggaagagggaaagaaaacacaaggaatggatgactccaGCGACCTGTGCAAAGTTTGAATCAAGAAATGGACtgaacagaagctcaaccaatgtcaagaccacaAGAGAaggtctcagagctgaatatttgTAAGCCAGCCGCCAAGCGAAGAGGACtgtcagggaggacaagagatgcttcacccatgaactgacagaggaagcagagacagtaGCTAttcagggaaacatgaagcagctatacaaaataacacaaattctgtcaggcaggaacattaacctaaacaagccggtgaaagacaaagatggcaaaactataacaaatgatgcaggacaaagagaacgctggatggaacactttaAAGAGATCCTAAATTGACCTCGTCCACTATCTTTACTTGACATagcaccagcaactgaacaacttcatgtcaacaccagcctaTCCCCAGAAAAGTCCTGACAAGGTTAATTATAGAGAGACTGAAGACAGAACGAGACAAGAGACTCAGAACAAGCAGGTATGTCATGCACTGACAACATTGCCACTCTCcatatcatcat
The Pomacea canaliculata isolate SZHN2017 linkage group LG2, ASM307304v1, whole genome shotgun sequence genome window above contains:
- the LOC112558205 gene encoding uncharacterized protein LOC112558205 isoform X2; protein product: MDPRFGQPGMYGQRTTSTYYPPPYNRVQDLPPSASSIQPVMHVDMPRSSVMLHPRNMLQPAASTSTPGPKGVVPATNLVPQSSVLLPLDHIQPSVTLPRFISPSPVQPSSTADIPAGMQYPGRGWMQFTRNDVIVPNFGWPLPVPQPIPAVQHVSLIPRAQSMSHSNFSGLESVTCSHRGNIPVRLPLSSQPSVATHLPVAHMRPGAGNIIPIPMETGPPGRVMHFSAGSLPMETDASQVKEQPLSILDITLEQNQQSRTLREHFSTFVKEHYPFLGKKIYIVPEKPPISQKQPDKLLVRAREGQYRVTMAIERVAHYKREALFLLSDYKHESFFKFFSLRIVKTCDQPRIKERFNQFISSKQFGDSDIIIFHKQHAVLVFSICSVSSNSDVQYILKRLQKYRQQLNKSYEMMDKTLHFLGLHHCSVIPILVTPNLKRSFLAKVTPRDKGLHKLMFTMSTLCSDELPAEFRNEWTSEEHFQTLVGWWEKVNAETQNRGPNQEELEVLVGSFLCPDLSDAGFDQTKEMQPSEEKKLCFESDKQTIISKAEASTKTVVDLLSMSLSIGNVTKSFKQCMEEYVDQYFPKFMEETYRVPPVHFNIQKFDYPADNNPYIILNMPMSKDTRGDEGESRVISAIEILGLKSDVLCPVFIICDFQYNNYLNKLKESMFEKGDERRPQRAFGQSVRAQHDCLLIHRRYGIIIISVKAVGDNFHEWANSGSERWTAVKRTLGKVLKQLPREEKMVGLVLSDLTDKVPCHKLVALPNLSRQDINAAISDDTELKKCIQGMFPEVGTGAFLCQDDLCESNQSMWEALEEKPELLDKLNDWWVRSLGYGQENLLSENLCKQIIGRFCGLLSTVEVWTAQTPRVEVRSIAEAIQETAERFTCVLLTPEQVSILNLENRLVFLSGPPGSGKTLILRLKAEQWAKAGNNLIIININHGSKGLPLGHLMEQQLKKSLEKDHEFSSNHLKNSLPQDFNLNMQNSAGMDSLEGMKDNVSSYLGSPGRTSSSSFVHSGNVSELVIHRIDLDSSSPHTLEKLLEIPSGSYLVIDEIRQTSWNIISWLLKHCNPKSLWCAGQYGEDPPPTFEKHLLKQIIRCPPMVQRVLKRAEPELGNVKTEWFETSAPHGLPTDGSRPWIIFHSKHETPVKVPLDCTHCGQELADIFSQTLKLVPPLMQDYTRQRKSGPAPFLGIAPPLMWKDVVIVCRDVDDNCGFLKGLRSRGILCTVITDTSNPHVALPEKDEIIFTTPFAMTGLERRVVVFLPFEAKDILMTDSDKDVEDIPRTVKGFQDDLKLGQAISELTAENKVCLWYTASRCMGQLIIFIP
- the LOC112558205 gene encoding uncharacterized protein LOC112558205 isoform X3 — encoded protein: MDPRFGQPGMYGQRTTSTYYPPPYNRVQDLPPSMNPQLLSHLPVACPPYVSSASSIQPVMHVDMPRSSVMLHPRNMLQPAASTSTPGPKGVVPATNLVPQSSVLLPLDHIQPSVTLPRFISPSPVQPSSTADIPAGMQYPGRGWMQFTRNDVIVPNFGWPLPVPQPIPAVQHVSLIPRAQSMSHSNFSGLESVTCSHRGNIPVRLPLSSQPSVATHLPVAHMRPGAGNIIPIPMETGPPGRVMHFSAGSLPMETDASQVKEQPLSILDITLEQNQQSRTLREHFSTFVKEHYPFLGKKIYIVPEKPPISQKQPDKLLVRAREGQYRVTMAIERVAHYKREALFLLSDYKHESFFKFFSLRIVKTCDQPRIKERFNQFISSKQFGDSDIIIFHKQHAVLVFSICSVSSNSDVQYILKRLQKYRQQLNKSYEMMDKTLHFLGLHHCSVIPILVTPNLKRSFLAKVTPRDKGLHKLMFTMSTLCSDELPAEFRNEWTSEEHFQTLVGWWEKVNAETQNRGPNQEELEVLVGSFLCPDLSDAGFDQTKEMQPSEEKKLCFESDKQTIISKAEASTKTVVDLLSMSLSIGNVTKSFKQCMEEYVDQYFPKFMEETYRVPPVHFNIQKFDYPADNNPYIILNMPMSKDTRGDEGESRVISAIEILGLKSDVLCPVFIICDFQYNNYLNKLKESMFEKGDERRPQRAFGQSVRAQHDCLLIHRRYGIIIISVKAVGDNFHEWANSGSERWTAVKRTLGKVLKQLPREEKMVGLVLSDLTDKVPCHKLVALPNLSRQDINAAISDDTELKKCIQGMFPEVGTGAFLCQDDLCESNQSMWEALEEKPELLDKLNDWWVRSLGYGQENLLSENLCKQIIGRFCGLLSTVEVWTAQTPRVEVRSIAEAIQETAERFTCVLLTPEQLKKSLEKDHEFSSNHLKNSLPQDFNLNMQNSAGMDSLEGMKDNVSSYLGSPGRTSSSSFVHSGNVSELVIHRIDLDSSSPHTLEKLLEIPSGSYLVIDEIRQTSWNIISWLLKHCNPKSLWCAGQYGEDPPPTFEKHLLKQIIRCPPMVQRVLKRAEPELGNVKTEWFETSAPHGLPTDGSRPWIIFHSKHETPVKVPLDCTHCGQELADIFSQTLKLVPPLMQDYTRQRKSGPAPFLGIAPPLMWKDVVIVCRDVDDNCGFLKGLRSRGILCTVITDTSNPHVALPEKDEIIFTTPFAMTGLERRVVVFLPFEAKDILMTDSDKDVEDIPRTVKGFQDDLKLGQAISELTAENKVCLWYTASRCMGQLIIFIP
- the LOC112558205 gene encoding uncharacterized protein LOC112558205 isoform X1 codes for the protein MDPRFGQPGMYGQRTTSTYYPPPYNRVQDLPPSMNPQLLSHLPVACPPYVSSASSIQPVMHVDMPRSSVMLHPRNMLQPAASTSTPGPKGVVPATNLVPQSSVLLPLDHIQPSVTLPRFISPSPVQPSSTADIPAGMQYPGRGWMQFTRNDVIVPNFGWPLPVPQPIPAVQHVSLIPRAQSMSHSNFSGLESVTCSHRGNIPVRLPLSSQPSVATHLPVAHMRPGAGNIIPIPMETGPPGRVMHFSAGSLPMETDASQVKEQPLSILDITLEQNQQSRTLREHFSTFVKEHYPFLGKKIYIVPEKPPISQKQPDKLLVRAREGQYRVTMAIERVAHYKREALFLLSDYKHESFFKFFSLRIVKTCDQPRIKERFNQFISSKQFGDSDIIIFHKQHAVLVFSICSVSSNSDVQYILKRLQKYRQQLNKSYEMMDKTLHFLGLHHCSVIPILVTPNLKRSFLAKVTPRDKGLHKLMFTMSTLCSDELPAEFRNEWTSEEHFQTLVGWWEKVNAETQNRGPNQEELEVLVGSFLCPDLSDAGFDQTKEMQPSEEKKLCFESDKQTIISKAEASTKTVVDLLSMSLSIGNVTKSFKQCMEEYVDQYFPKFMEETYRVPPVHFNIQKFDYPADNNPYIILNMPMSKDTRGDEGESRVISAIEILGLKSDVLCPVFIICDFQYNNYLNKLKESMFEKGDERRPQRAFGQSVRAQHDCLLIHRRYGIIIISVKAVGDNFHEWANSGSERWTAVKRTLGKVLKQLPREEKMVGLVLSDLTDKVPCHKLVALPNLSRQDINAAISDDTELKKCIQGMFPEVGTGAFLCQDDLCESNQSMWEALEEKPELLDKLNDWWVRSLGYGQENLLSENLCKQIIGRFCGLLSTVEVWTAQTPRVEVRSIAEAIQETAERFTCVLLTPEQVSILNLENRLVFLSGPPGSGKTLILRLKAEQWAKAGNNLIIININHGSKGLPLGHLMEQQLKKSLEKDHEFSSNHLKNSLPQDFNLNMQNSAGMDSLEGMKDNVSSYLGSPGRTSSSSFVHSGNVSELVIHRIDLDSSSPHTLEKLLEIPSGSYLVIDEIRQTSWNIISWLLKHCNPKSLWCAGQYGEDPPPTFEKHLLKQIIRCPPMVQRVLKRAEPELGNVKTEWFETSAPHGLPTDGSRPWIIFHSKHETPVKVPLDCTHCGQELADIFSQTLKLVPPLMQDYTRQRKSGPAPFLGIAPPLMWKDVVIVCRDVDDNCGFLKGLRSRGILCTVITDTSNPHVALPEKDEIIFTTPFAMTGLERRVVVFLPFEAKDILMTDSDKDVEDIPRTVKGFQDDLKLGQAISELTAENKVCLWYTASRCMGQLIIFIP